One genomic window of Medicago truncatula cultivar Jemalong A17 chromosome 1, MtrunA17r5.0-ANR, whole genome shotgun sequence includes the following:
- the LOC112419204 gene encoding probable disease resistance protein At4g27220, producing MDILISVVAKIAEYTVVPIGRQASYLIFYKGNFKKLKDHVEDLQAAREIMLHSVARERGNGREIEKHVLNWLEKVNEVIENANRLQNDPRRPNVRCSAWSFPNLILRHQLSRKATKITNDVDQVQRKEVFDQIGYLPPLDVVASSSSTRDGEKYDTRELLKEDIVKALADPTSRNIGVYGLGGVGKTTLVRKVAETANEHKLFDKVVITEVSKNPDIKKIQAEIADFLGLRFEEESILGRAERLRQRIKMERSVLIILDNIWTILDLKEVGIPVGNEHNGCKLLMTSRNQDVLLQMDVPKDFSFKVELMSENESWSLFQFMAGDVVKDSNLKDLPFKVARKCAGLPLRVVTVARAMKNKRDVQSWKDALRKLQSNDHTEMDPGTYSALELSYNSLESDDMRDLFLLFALMLGDDIEYFLKVAKGLDILKHVNAIDDARNRLYTIIKSLEAACLLLEVKTDGNIQMHDFVRDFAISIARRDKHIFLRKQSDEEWPTNDFLKRCTQIFLKRCHTLELPQTIDCPNVKLFYLGCNISSFKIPDAFFEGMRSLRVLDLTRLNLLSLPTSFRFLTELQTLCLDYCILENMDAIEALQNLEILRLWKSSMIKLPREIGRLIRLRMLDLSHSGIEVVPPNIISSLTKLEELYMGNTSINWEDVSSTFHNENASLAELQKLPKLTALELQIRETWMLPRDLQLVFEKLERYKIAIGDVWDWSDIKDGTLNTLMLKLGTNIHLEHGIKALIKGVENLYLDDVDGIQNVLPHLNREGFTLLKHLHVQNNTNLNHIVDNKERNQIHASFPILETLVLLNLRNLEHICHGQPSVASFGSLSVIKVKNCVQLKYLFSFTMVKGLSHLSKIEVCECNSMKEIVFRDNDSSANNDITDEKIEFLQLRSLTLEHLKTLDNFASDYLTHHRSKEKYHDVEPYASTTPFFNAQVSFPNLDTLKLSSLLNLNKVWDENHQSMCNLTSLIVDNCVGLKYLFSSTLVESFMNLKHLEISNCPIMEDIITKEDRNNAVKEVHFLKLEKMILKDMDSLKTIWHRQFETSKMLEVNNCKKIVVVFPSSMQNTYNELEKLEVRNCALVEEIFELNLNENNSEEVMTQLKEVTLDELMKLKNNGVEILKEFLVFKI from the exons ATGGATATTTTAATTTCTGTTGTTGCAAAAATAGCAGAATATACCGTTGTGCCTATTGGACGTCAAGCAAGTTACTTGATATTCTACAAAGGCAACTTCAAGAAGTTAAAGGATCATGTTGAAGACCTTCAGGCTGCAAGAGAAATAATGCTCCATTCGGTTGCAAGAGAAAGGGGAAATGGTAGAGAAATTGAAAAACATGTTCTAAATTGGTTGGAGAAAGTGAACGAGGTCATTGAAAATGCAAATCGGCTTCAAAACGATCCTCGTCGTCCCAATGTTAGGTGCTCAGCATGGTCATTCCCCAACTTGATTTTACGTCATCAACTAAGTAGGAAAGCTACAAAAATTACAAACGATGTTGATCAAGTTCAAAGAAAGGAGGTTTTTGATCAAATTGGCTACCTTCCCCCTCTTGATGTAGTAGCCTCCTCCTCCTCAACAAGAGATGGTGAAAAGTATGACACAAGGGAGTTGCTTAAGGAGGACATTGTGAAGGCTTTAGCAGATCCTACTTCACGCAACATTGGGGTCTATGGGTTGGGTGGGGTGGGGAAGACCACTCTGGTGCGGAAAGTTGCTGAGACAGCCAATGAACATAAATTGTTTGATAAAGTGGTTATCACAGAAGTATCGAAAAATCcagacattaaaaaaattcaagcgGAGATTGCAGATTTCTTGGGTCTGCGATTTGAAGAGGAGAGTATTCTCGGCAGAGCAGAACGCCTTAGACAAAGAATCAAGATGGAGAGAAGTGTCCTTATCATTCTAGATAACATATGGACCATACTTGATTTGAAAGAAGTGGGGATACCAGTTGGTAATGAACATAATGGTTGCAAATTGTTGATGACAAGTAGAAATCAAGATGTGTTGCTGCAAATGGATGTCCCAAAGGATTTCTCTTTCAAAGTTGAACTTATGAGTGAAAATGAGTCATGGAGCTTGTTTCAATTTATGGCAGGGGATGTGGTTAAAGATAGCAATTTGAAAGATCTACCATTTAAAGTGGCCAGAAAATGTGCAGGTTTGCCTCTTAGGGTAGTGACAGTAGCGCGTGCAATGAAAAATAAGAGGGATGTTCAGTCTTGGAAAGATGCATTAAGGAAATTACAAAGTAATGATCATACAGAGATGGACCCGGGAACTTATTCTGCTTTGGAATTGAGTTACAACTCATTGGAGAGTGATGATATGAGGGATCTCTTCTTGCTTTTTGCATTAATGCTAGGTGATGATATAGAGTACTTTCTCAAAGTTGCAAAGGGGTTGGACATATTGAAGCATGTTAATGCCATAGATGATGCAAGAAACAGACTTTACACAATAATCAAATCTTTGGAGGcggcttgtcttttgcttgaaGTTAAAACAGACGGAAATATCCAAATGCATGACTTTGTTCGTGATTTTGCTATCTCCATAGCACGTAGGGACAAGCATATATTTCTAAGAAAACAATCTGATGAGGAATGGCCAACCAATGATTTTCTAAAAAGGTGCACGCAGATCTTTCTAAAAAGATGTCATACACTCGAGCTTCCTCAAACGATAGATTGTCCAAACGTTAAGCTTTTCTATTTGGGCTGTAacatttcttctttcaaaatccCTGATgctttttttgagggaatgagAAGCCTTAGAGTGCTAGACTTAACGCGCTTGAACTTGTTATCATTACCCACGTCGTTTCGGTTCCTAACAGAGCTTCAAACATTGTGTTTGGATTATTGCATTTTGGAAAATATGGATGCAATAGAAGCTTTGCAAAATTTAGAAATTCTTCGCCTTTGGAAATCTTCAATGATCAAGTTGCCAAGAGAAATAGGGAGATTGATTCGATTGAGAATGCTTGACTTGAGCCATTCAGGAATAGAGGTAGTCCCACCCAACATCATATCAAGCTTGACTAAATTGGAGGAGTTGTACATGGGTAATACCTCTATTAATTGGGAAGATGTGAGTTCAACGTTTCATAATGAAAATGCTAGTCTTGCCGAGCTTCAAAAACTACCCAAATTGACAGCTCTAGAATTACAAATTCGTGAGACTTGGATGTTGCCAAGGGACTTGCAATTGGTGTTTGAGAAGctggaaagatataaaatagctATTGGAGATGTATGGGACTGGTCTGACATCAAGGATGGAACCTTAAACACATTGATGCTCAAACTTGGTACAAACATACATTTGGAGCATGGAATTAAAGCATTGATTAAAGGTGTTGAGAATTTGTATTTGGATGATGTAGATGGAATTCAAAATGTGCTTCCTCACCTAAATAGAGAAGGATTTACATTGCTGAAACATCTCCATGTCCAAAATAATACTAACTTGAATCACATTGTTGACAATAAAGAGAGAAATCAAATCCATGCGTCCTTTCCCATCTTGGAAACACTAGTGCTTCTTAATCTTAGAAACTTGGAGCATATATGTCATGGTCAACCTTCAGTTGCTTCTTTTGGAAGTCTCAGtgttatcaaagtaaaaaattgcGTCCAGTTAAAGTATCTTTTCTCCTTTACAATGGTTAAAGGACTTTCTCACCTTTCTAAGATTGAAGTTTgtgagtgcaattctatgaaGGAGATAGTGTTCAGAGACAACGATTCAAGTGCTAATAATGATATCACTGATGAAAAAATCGAGTTTCTTCAATTGCGTTCTTTGACTTTAGAACATTTGAAGACACTTGATAATTTTGCCTCTGATTATTTGACACATCATAGAAGTAAGGAAAAGTATCACGATGTAGAGCCATATGCTTCTACTACACCATTTTTCAATGCTCAG GTTTCATTTCCTAATTTGGATACCCTTAAATTAAGCTCACTTCTCAATTTGAACAAAGTCTGGGATGAGAATCATCAATCAATGTGCAACTTGACTAGCTTGATTGTGGATAATTGTGTTGGATTGAAGTATTTATTCTCCTCTACTTTGGTTGAAAGTTTTATGAACCTCAAACATCTTGAAATAAGTAATTGTCCTATCATGGAGGATATAATCACTAAAGAAGATAGAAATAATGCAGtaaaagag gttcattttttgaaattagaGAAAATGATATTGAAGGATATGGACAGCTTGAAGACAATATGGCATCGGCAATTTGAAACATCGAAGATGTTGGAAGTGAACAATTGTAAGAAAATTGTGGTGGTTTTTCCTTCTTCAATGCAAAACACATATAATGAGCTTGAGAAGTTGGAGGTTAGAAATTGTGCTTTAGTTGAAGagatatttgaattgaatttgaatgaaaataacAGTGAAGAGGTTATGACACAATTGAAAGAGGTTACTCTAGATGAACTGATGAAGTTGAAAAATAATGGAGTGGAGATCCTCAAGGAATTCttagttttcaaaatctaa